A genomic region of Catalinimonas niigatensis contains the following coding sequences:
- a CDS encoding sensor histidine kinase produces MMKERTLRLIGIPLLSIFFMLLYDYPLLTSWQVVLRELLVAFSFTFTLWEGNRTIVMKMRKLYPYNEQTARRLMIQIPIGIGYTFAVTLLIAYVFAQFDIPVCHPGEWHLMALSNLIPTIIILSIYEGAYFFEEWKKNFQRSESLAKENIRSQFEVLKSQVDPHFLFNSLNTLSALIDPQNKDAQHYLEQLSDVYRYVLLSKQKETVSLREELEFVHAYIYLNKTRYRDNLLVQNDIPEESMEQRVAPLSLQILVENALKHNIISKDKPLTLSIAVDRHGYVVVENNIQKKNILEKSTKTGLENIVNRYALLTAKQVEISSTADLFSVRLPLIAS; encoded by the coding sequence ATGATGAAAGAAAGAACGCTCAGGCTAATAGGTATTCCCCTCTTGAGCATATTTTTCATGTTATTGTATGATTACCCTCTACTTACCAGCTGGCAGGTAGTTTTGCGAGAACTCCTTGTTGCCTTTTCATTCACTTTCACTTTGTGGGAAGGAAACCGAACGATTGTAATGAAAATGCGCAAGCTATATCCATACAATGAGCAGACTGCCCGCCGTCTGATGATCCAGATCCCTATTGGTATTGGATATACTTTTGCCGTTACCTTGTTGATAGCCTATGTCTTTGCCCAGTTTGATATACCTGTATGTCATCCCGGAGAGTGGCATCTGATGGCTCTCTCTAATTTAATTCCTACCATTATTATCCTTTCTATTTATGAAGGAGCTTATTTTTTTGAAGAATGGAAAAAGAACTTTCAGCGTTCAGAATCTCTGGCTAAAGAAAATATACGTTCACAATTCGAAGTACTAAAAAGCCAGGTTGACCCGCATTTCCTCTTCAATAGCCTTAATACGCTGTCGGCTCTGATTGATCCTCAGAATAAAGATGCGCAGCATTATCTGGAGCAGCTTTCGGATGTGTATCGCTATGTATTACTCAGCAAACAAAAGGAAACCGTGAGCCTGAGAGAAGAACTGGAGTTTGTGCATGCTTATATTTACCTCAATAAAACACGTTACCGTGACAATTTGCTGGTGCAAAATGATATACCGGAAGAAAGTATGGAACAGCGTGTAGCCCCCTTGAGTTTGCAGATATTGGTAGAAAATGCCCTCAAGCATAACATCATTTCCAAAGACAAACCCCTTACGCTCAGCATTGCGGTAGACCGGCACGGCTATGTTGTGGTGGAAAACAATATTCAGAAGAAGAATATACTGGAAAAATCTACCAAGACCGGCCTGGAAAATATTGTCAATCGCTATGCGCTTCTGACTGCCAAGCAGGTGGAAATCAGCAGCACTGCCGATTTGTTTTCTGTCCGCCTGCCTTTAATAGCTTCCTGA
- a CDS encoding LytR/AlgR family response regulator transcription factor, which translates to MQLMNILIIEDEYPAAERLQRLLQELPESTEVVEVLDSVESAIKWFDQNPAPDLILSDIQLSDGLSFEIYENTLVKAPIVFTTSYDEYAIKAFKVKSIDYLLKPVKLSELSQAIQKYTQWKQEFSETDHIYKLEQLLDNLQHTGRQHKKRFLVKKGEQLLPLNEDEIAYFYTENELVFLYTYEGRKYVLDYTLEQLEQMLSPAKFFRINRQYILHLEAIEQIHNYFSSRYKLQIRPVPPGEIIVSKGKAKSFRMWLES; encoded by the coding sequence ATGCAGCTTATGAATATCCTGATTATAGAAGATGAGTATCCGGCAGCCGAAAGACTTCAAAGATTACTGCAGGAGTTACCGGAATCTACTGAAGTGGTAGAGGTGCTGGACAGTGTAGAGTCAGCGATCAAATGGTTTGACCAAAATCCTGCTCCCGACCTTATCCTGTCAGATATCCAGCTTTCGGATGGGTTGAGCTTTGAAATTTATGAGAATACCCTAGTCAAAGCACCTATTGTGTTTACTACCTCCTATGATGAATATGCCATCAAAGCTTTTAAAGTCAAAAGCATAGACTATCTGCTAAAACCCGTCAAGCTTAGCGAACTTAGTCAGGCTATTCAAAAATACACCCAGTGGAAGCAGGAATTTTCGGAAACAGACCACATATACAAATTAGAACAGCTATTAGACAATCTGCAACATACCGGAAGGCAGCATAAAAAGCGCTTTCTGGTCAAAAAAGGAGAACAGTTGCTACCGCTGAATGAGGATGAGATTGCTTACTTTTATACTGAAAATGAGCTGGTATTTTTGTATACCTACGAAGGTAGAAAATACGTCTTAGACTATACACTGGAGCAATTAGAACAAATGCTTTCTCCTGCTAAATTTTTTCGCATCAACCGCCAATATATTCTTCATCTGGAAGCTATAGAGCAGATCCATAACTACTTTAGCAGCAGATACAAATTGCAAATAAGGCCTGTGCCACCAGGGGAAATCATTGTGAGTAAAGGCAAAGCCAAATCTTTTAGGATGTGGCTAGAGAGTTAG
- a CDS encoding DUF4293 domain-containing protein — MLQRVQSIFLLGVGICMGLMLIFDIWQETNLEEGEQAVLNAYYLTVAEASEGGETQITTQEGSWIIAILAILATMTAFYEIFRYDNRLTQIKMGALNSLFMGGALGCSVWYSFEGEKIVDEATRGSYDIGFILPCIALLLNVMANRFIRRDEKLVRSVDRLR, encoded by the coding sequence ATGTTACAAAGAGTACAATCAATTTTTCTTCTGGGTGTAGGGATATGTATGGGTTTGATGCTGATATTTGACATATGGCAGGAAACCAATCTGGAAGAGGGAGAGCAGGCAGTATTAAATGCTTATTATCTTACCGTTGCTGAAGCTTCCGAAGGAGGAGAAACCCAGATTACGACACAAGAAGGTTCATGGATCATTGCCATACTTGCCATACTTGCTACCATGACCGCCTTCTATGAAATTTTTAGGTATGATAACCGACTTACACAAATTAAAATGGGCGCTCTAAATAGCCTCTTTATGGGTGGTGCGTTGGGTTGCTCCGTCTGGTATAGCTTTGAAGGTGAAAAGATTGTAGACGAAGCCACACGTGGTAGCTATGATATAGGATTCATACTTCCTTGTATTGCGCTTTTACTCAATGTCATGGCCAACCGTTTTATACGTCGAGATGAGAAACTGGTACGTTCGGTAGATCGGCTCAGATAA